A window of Plasmodium brasilianum strain Bolivian I chromosome 8, whole genome shotgun sequence contains these coding sequences:
- a CDS encoding elongation factor ts has protein sequence MKFLSPVLFIFLNCSFCALCFKTNKSLKLSYNINNLKKSRKNFNNNIKVYSSNEHLKQLKYVREVTNASIQICNNALKECNNDIEKAVELVRKNAKNSLFVSTSVKTQKEGLVAAGILDNKIVLIELLSDSDFVSRNDKFVSFVKNLVNIALVGEMSSLNKSEATANYAASSTTFTSSTHNIDNLLTLPYVDQNGRSNETVGEHLNYLRNIFREDIKIGRFTKYVKRNEQEFLHFYIHNVIEGNNTVGLSGVLLVMNIETLNENLKTKKEDILNIADDLAMHILSAKPVSISVDRLNEKVVKRELDIIKESLKDLKKPENIITNMINGKIRKFYSSVVLLEQEYMLDDTKRKVSQVIKDFSKKHEININVEYFDNFIIGEQNILKD, from the exons ATGAAATTTCTTTCTCCCgtactatttatatttttgaactGCTCCTTTTGCGCCCTATGTTTTAAAACGAATAAGAGTTTAAAGTTATcatacaatataaataatttaaaaaagagtagaaagaattttaataataacataaaggTATATTCATCAAATGAACATTTAAAACAACTAAAATATGTAAGGGAAGTAACAAATGCTagtatacaaatatgtaacAATGCACTGAAGGAGTGTAATAATGATATTGAAAAAGCTGTAGAACTTGTTaggaaaaatgcaaaaaattctttattcGTATCAACAAGTGTTAAAACGCAAAAAGAAGGACTAGTAGCTGCAGGAATTttagataataaaatagttttAATAGAATTGTTGTCTGATTCGGACTTTGTGTCGAGAAATGACAAGTTCGTTAGTTTCGTCAAAAATTTAGTGAACATTGCGCTGGTAGGCGAAATGTCATCACTGAATAAGTCAGAAGCTACCGCTAACTATGCAGCTTCCTCTACTACTTTCACATCGTCTACCCATAATATTGATAACCTACTGACGTTGCCTTACGTTGACCAGAACGGCCGTTCGAACGAAACAGTAGGAGAACATTTGAATTACTTGAGAAATATTTTTCGTGAGGATATAAAGATAGGGAGGTTtacaaaatatgtaaaaagaaaCGAACAAGAGTTTCTGCATTTCTATATACACAATGTAATCGAGGGGAATAACACTGTTGGGTTATCAGGAGTTTTGCTAGTTATGAATATTGAAAccttaaatgaaaatttaaaaacaaaaaaggaagataTACTTAATATTGCGGATGATCTAGCTATGCATATTTTATCAGCTAAACCTGTTAGTATATCAGTTGATagattaaatgaaaaagttgTTAAAAGAGAGCTGGACATTATTAAAGAATCACTAAAGGATTTAAAAAAAccagaaaatattattaccaACATGATAAATGGAAAGATACGAAAGTTTTATAGTTCAGTGGTTCTTTTGGAACAG GAATACATGCTTGATGATACCAAAAGGAAAGTTTCACAAGTCATTAAAGATTTCTCAAAAAAGCACGagattaatataaatgtagaatattttgataatttcATCATAGgggaacaaaatattttaaaagattgA